A genomic region of Metopolophium dirhodum isolate CAU chromosome 1, ASM1992520v1, whole genome shotgun sequence contains the following coding sequences:
- the LOC132933244 gene encoding uncharacterized protein LOC132933244 yields the protein MNGNTFREWMEGILPLLQPNSVIVMDNASYHSVKLDRAPSSNAKKADIIKWLEDKGEVIKHSMVIPELLHIVKRLKPIHNKYVIDELVKAKNHTVLRLPPYHCELNPIELAWSSVKNHVRMNNTTYKLPDVKNLLIEGIKRVDAEMWKNFISHTKKEEKKFYEVDKVIDEVLSAEISDDLTMTITGDTSSETDSDSE from the coding sequence ATGAATGGGAACACATTTCGTGAGTGGATGGAGGGCATTCTACCTCTACTACAACCGAACTCCGTAATTGTTATGGACAATGCGTCCTACCATTCCGTTAAACTTGACCGAGCCCCATCATCCAATGCCAAAAAGGCGGATATTATCAAGTGGTTGGAAGATAAAGGAGAAGTAATAAAGCATTCGATGGTCATCCCTGAACTCCTACATATTGTCAAACGTTTGAAGCCAATACACAATAAGTATGTTATTGACGAACTTGTAAAAGCAAAAAATCATACAGTTTTACGACTCCCGCCATACCACTGTGAGTTGAACCCCATCGAACTGGCTTGGTCATCAGTAAAAAACCACGTTCGGATGAATAACACCACTTATAAGCTTCCAGACgtaaaaaatttattgatagaGGGCATAAAACGAGTCGACGCAGAAATGTGGAAAAATTTTATAAGCCATACCAAAaaggaagaaaaaaaattttatgaagttGACAAAGTTATTGACGAGGTCTTGTCCGCCGAGATATCAGATGATTTGACGATGACTATCACGGGAGACACTTCATCTGAAACGGATTCAGATAGTGAATAA